A single genomic interval of Shewanella psychropiezotolerans harbors:
- a CDS encoding LamG domain-containing protein encodes MSVDKFSSVTVPALFYLRPSLVSYLLYPYSRSISTLPPSMTVVTPLSLVRNCIHATVEADQVNYYVDGQLISTHSDKVAPEQPMSINFNLWFMPKGADGSIGPVDSDEMREYRQDIDWVFHIKGALLSTVEVKDYVT; translated from the coding sequence ATGTCGGTCGATAAATTCTCCTCGGTAACAGTTCCTGCATTATTCTACCTTCGTCCATCCTTGGTCTCGTACCTCCTATATCCATATAGTCGTTCAATATCGACACTTCCGCCATCCATGACGGTCGTCACGCCGCTGAGCTTGGTCAGAAATTGCATTCATGCGACAGTCGAAGCCGATCAAGTTAATTACTATGTAGATGGTCAACTTATCTCAACTCACAGTGACAAGGTGGCACCAGAGCAGCCTATGTCGATCAATTTTAATTTATGGTTTATGCCAAAAGGCGCCGATGGATCTATCGGTCCGGTTGATTCCGATGAGATGCGAGAATATCGACAAGACATCGACTGGGTATTCCATATTAAGGGAGCATTACTTTCAACTGTTGAAGTGAAGGATTATGTGACTTAA
- the dpsA gene encoding DNA starvation/stationary phase protection protein DpsA has product MINIGIKEQDRKEITAGLNQVLADTYSLYLKTHSFHWNVTGPMFTSLHQLFEEQYTELAAAVDLIAERVRALGARALGSYSAYAALTGIKEDHGITDANEMLRELLKGQEVIIRNIRSLYPLINQANDEATADLLTQRIQTHEKTAWMLRSLLAV; this is encoded by the coding sequence ATGATCAATATCGGAATTAAAGAGCAAGATAGGAAAGAGATAACGGCTGGCCTCAATCAAGTCTTAGCTGACACTTATAGTTTATACCTCAAGACACACAGCTTTCACTGGAATGTCACTGGACCTATGTTTACCAGCTTACATCAGCTGTTTGAAGAGCAATACACTGAATTAGCCGCTGCCGTTGATTTAATTGCCGAAAGAGTTAGAGCATTAGGAGCACGAGCATTGGGCTCATACAGCGCTTACGCAGCCCTAACAGGCATCAAAGAAGATCACGGCATCACTGATGCTAATGAGATGCTCAGGGAACTGTTGAAAGGCCAGGAAGTAATCATACGTAATATCAGATCACTCTACCCTTTGATAAACCAAGCTAATGATGAGGCGACAGCAGATCTGCTCACCCAGAGAATCCAGACCCATGAAAAAACGGCATGGATGTTAAGGAGTCTGTTAGCAGTTTAG
- the rimI gene encoding ribosomal protein S18-alanine N-acetyltransferase, translating to MSSLHQVCSLSPVDAVNMSKLAAIAHSHPMSLRTIESCFGTLYSTFGLEVEGNLVGFAILHQIFEDATLMDICVDPSEQGRGYGEMLLQAVIANAVQSKAETLFLEVRASSLAARHLYSKYDFKESGIRQFYYKTENGNEDAILMELDIKPNF from the coding sequence ATGAGTTCGTTACACCAAGTATGCTCATTAAGCCCCGTAGATGCTGTGAACATGTCTAAACTTGCAGCGATTGCACATTCGCACCCGATGAGCCTAAGAACCATTGAGAGCTGTTTTGGCACCTTGTACTCCACATTCGGGCTTGAGGTTGAAGGTAACTTGGTGGGCTTCGCCATTCTTCATCAAATATTTGAAGATGCGACCTTGATGGATATCTGCGTCGACCCCTCTGAGCAGGGGAGAGGATATGGTGAAATGTTATTACAGGCTGTGATTGCGAATGCCGTGCAATCAAAAGCCGAGACATTATTTTTGGAAGTTAGAGCGTCGAGTCTGGCTGCGAGACACTTGTATTCTAAGTATGATTTCAAAGAGTCTGGTATTCGTCAGTTTTATTATAAGACCGAGAATGGTAATGAAGACGCTATCTTGATGGAACTCGATATTAAGCCTAACTTCTAA
- the lipA gene encoding lipoyl synthase: MSRPERLQPGVKLRDEAKLSRIPIKIVPSERATMLRKPDWLRVKLPASNQRITEIKQALRKNGLHSVCEEASCPNLAECFNHGTATFMILGAICTRRCPFCDVAHGRPLKPDAEEPVKLAQTIRDMKLKYVVITSVDRDDLRDGGAQHFADCIREIRLLNPDIKIETLVPDFRGRIDAALEILATEPPDVFNHNLETAPMHYRKARPGANYQWSLDLLKKFKARHPHIPTKSGLMMGLGETNEEIAQVLRDLRAHNVEMLTLGQYLQPSKFHLPVERYVPPAEFDELRVFAEEIGFTHAACGPMVRSSYHADLQAQGKEVK; the protein is encoded by the coding sequence ATGAGTAGGCCAGAAAGATTACAACCTGGAGTTAAACTAAGAGATGAAGCTAAGCTCTCTCGAATTCCAATTAAAATCGTTCCTTCAGAGCGTGCAACCATGCTACGTAAACCCGATTGGTTGCGAGTAAAGCTGCCGGCATCGAATCAAAGGATCACAGAGATAAAACAGGCTTTGCGCAAGAATGGTCTTCACTCTGTATGTGAAGAGGCATCCTGCCCCAACCTTGCTGAGTGCTTTAACCATGGTACGGCCACCTTTATGATTTTGGGCGCCATCTGTACCCGTCGCTGCCCATTCTGTGATGTTGCCCATGGTCGTCCTCTAAAACCTGATGCCGAAGAGCCTGTAAAATTAGCTCAGACTATCAGGGATATGAAGCTTAAGTATGTGGTTATCACCTCTGTGGATCGTGACGATCTGCGTGACGGTGGCGCTCAGCACTTTGCGGATTGTATCCGTGAAATACGCTTACTCAACCCTGATATCAAAATCGAAACCTTAGTCCCTGACTTCCGTGGACGTATCGATGCAGCGTTAGAAATTTTGGCCACCGAGCCACCGGATGTGTTCAATCACAACCTTGAAACTGCACCTATGCACTACCGTAAGGCAAGACCAGGTGCTAACTATCAATGGTCTCTCGACCTGTTGAAAAAGTTTAAAGCGCGTCATCCACACATCCCGACTAAGTCAGGACTGATGATGGGCTTAGGTGAAACCAACGAAGAGATAGCTCAGGTATTACGCGATCTGCGTGCTCATAATGTTGAGATGCTGACTCTAGGTCAATACTTGCAACCATCAAAATTCCACTTGCCGGTAGAACGTTATGTGCCACCTGCAGAATTTGATGAACTGAGAGTCTTTGCCGAAGAGATAGGCTTTACTCATGCAGCCTGTGGACCTATGGTGCGCTCTAGCTACCATGCTGATCTGCAAGCCCAAGGTAAAGAAGTCAAATAG
- the lipB gene encoding lipoyl(octanoyl) transferase LipB produces the protein MSQSTLHVRYLGQQDYESVWHAMQDYTDNRDESSPDQLWIVEHPPVFTQGQAGKSEHIINPGDIPVILVDRGGQVTYHGPGQLVAYPLINIKRLKIGVRQLVTDIENSIVQMLETYQVKAYAKADAPGVYVDERKIASLGLRIRKGCSFHGLALNVDMDMSPFQRINPCGYVGLEMAQCKSLGGPQTVEEAGEQLVKTFSQNLGYQNLVHHQGLSES, from the coding sequence TTGTCTCAGAGCACGTTACACGTTAGATATCTTGGTCAGCAAGATTACGAATCGGTATGGCACGCGATGCAGGACTATACCGACAACCGGGATGAATCTAGTCCAGATCAACTTTGGATAGTTGAACATCCACCTGTGTTTACCCAAGGTCAAGCAGGCAAGAGTGAGCACATTATCAACCCAGGTGATATACCAGTTATACTGGTCGACCGAGGTGGTCAAGTGACTTATCACGGACCAGGTCAGCTTGTGGCTTACCCTCTTATCAATATAAAAAGACTCAAGATTGGTGTACGTCAGCTCGTCACCGACATTGAAAATAGCATAGTGCAGATGCTTGAAACATATCAAGTTAAAGCCTATGCAAAAGCCGATGCTCCAGGCGTTTATGTCGATGAACGTAAAATCGCATCGCTAGGCTTAAGGATCCGTAAGGGCTGTTCTTTTCACGGTTTAGCCCTTAATGTCGATATGGATATGAGCCCGTTTCAACGAATTAACCCATGTGGTTATGTCGGTTTAGAAATGGCGCAATGCAAGTCGTTAGGCGGACCTCAAACTGTCGAAGAGGCAGGAGAGCAACTCGTTAAAACATTTAGCCAGAACTTAGGCTATCAGAATCTAGTTCATCATCAAGGATTGTCAGAGTCATGA
- the ybeD gene encoding DUF493 family protein YbeD, with protein MLDTKFDEVMEFPASFPFKIIGDASDTLADRVVAVVQQHIPGDYVPSTKVSSKGTYNSITIRVTVQDKAQVETLYIELSAIEGVKRVL; from the coding sequence ATGTTAGATACAAAATTTGATGAAGTGATGGAATTCCCAGCTTCATTTCCGTTTAAAATCATTGGAGATGCCAGTGACACTTTGGCCGACAGAGTCGTTGCCGTCGTTCAACAACACATTCCAGGTGATTATGTTCCAAGCACCAAGGTGTCCAGTAAAGGCACTTATAATTCGATCACCATTCGTGTTACGGTTCAAGATAAAGCCCAGGTAGAGACACTCTATATAGAGCTTTCCGCCATTGAAGGTGTGAAGCGCGTCTTATAG
- a CDS encoding serine hydrolase, producing MNFLNRPLKTLILATSIACSFTYAAPVVTPNAPTVAAKSYVLMDYNTGQIIAEENAYESLNPASLTKMMTSYVIGHEIKVGNISPEDEVTISKKAWSKNFPDSSKMFIEVGKQVTVDDLNHGIIIQSGNDACVAMAEYIAGTEDGFVDLMNSWAIQLGMKDSFFENSHGLDAENHKSTAYDMALLGAALIRDVPDEYAVYSQKSFTYNGIKQYNRNGLLWDKSMNVDGIKTGHTSGAGYNLVTSATKDGMRLVTVVMGTRSESARKAESKKLLNYGFRFFETITPYKAGDSFVSQQIWFGDKESVDLGVITDTPITISRGQAKNLQANFELTKELTAPLAKGETVGRIYFQLNGKDIAQFPLVTLQEVNEGSWFSKLMDYFKQMFAGWFS from the coding sequence ATGAATTTTTTAAATCGCCCTTTAAAAACGCTTATTCTTGCGACCTCAATCGCGTGCTCATTCACCTATGCAGCACCAGTCGTTACTCCTAATGCGCCGACTGTCGCTGCGAAATCCTATGTCTTAATGGACTACAATACAGGACAGATCATTGCGGAAGAAAATGCTTATGAGAGCTTAAATCCGGCAAGCCTTACTAAGATGATGACTAGCTATGTCATAGGCCATGAAATCAAGGTAGGCAATATCTCACCTGAAGATGAAGTCACTATCAGTAAGAAGGCTTGGTCAAAAAACTTTCCTGACTCTTCTAAAATGTTTATTGAAGTAGGAAAGCAAGTCACGGTAGACGACTTAAACCACGGTATCATCATCCAGTCGGGTAACGACGCTTGTGTTGCCATGGCTGAGTATATTGCCGGCACAGAAGATGGTTTTGTCGACCTGATGAATTCCTGGGCAATACAGCTTGGCATGAAGGACAGTTTTTTTGAGAACTCTCATGGTCTGGATGCCGAAAATCATAAGTCGACTGCCTATGATATGGCCCTCTTAGGGGCTGCACTTATCCGTGATGTACCAGACGAATATGCCGTCTATAGTCAAAAGTCATTTACCTATAACGGTATCAAGCAATATAACCGTAACGGTCTCTTATGGGACAAGAGCATGAATGTCGACGGTATAAAAACCGGACATACATCTGGTGCCGGGTATAACTTAGTCACATCAGCGACAAAAGATGGCATGCGTTTAGTTACTGTGGTCATGGGCACCAGGAGTGAAAGTGCACGTAAAGCAGAAAGCAAAAAACTTCTCAACTATGGTTTCCGTTTCTTCGAAACCATTACTCCATACAAGGCGGGTGACAGCTTTGTTTCACAACAAATTTGGTTTGGCGACAAAGAATCCGTTGATTTAGGTGTCATTACAGATACACCAATCACTATCAGCCGTGGTCAGGCTAAAAACCTACAGGCCAACTTCGAGCTTACCAAAGAGCTAACGGCGCCATTAGCCAAAGGCGAGACCGTAGGCCGTATCTACTTCCAGCTTAATGGTAAAGATATCGCTCAATTCCCGCTAGTCACCCTGCAGGAAGTCAATGAAGGTAGCTGGTTCAGTAAGCTAATGGATTACTTTAAGCAGATGTTTGCAGGCTGGTTTAGCTAG
- a CDS encoding septal ring lytic transglycosylase RlpA family protein, translating to MTFDIKITRTLAILAALALSACSSSESSNSSRYELANDKAPSSAPDVSKVENAHPKYEAYSRGGNKSNYTVLGKTYQVLDSGKGFQQTGLASWYGSKFHGHLTSNGETYDMYSMSAAHKSLPLPSYVRVTNIKNDKQVIVRVNDRGPFHENRIIDLSYAAAHRLNMLKTGTANVKIEVIYIASPESIALAELKNTKLHYIQVLASSDKAKLSALSKELENKYQVKTRILPVNNLYKLQLGPIGQKQLATKLNQKLKSNGYPQSYLVTQ from the coding sequence ATGACATTTGATATAAAAATCACACGCACGCTGGCCATTTTGGCCGCATTAGCTCTATCTGCCTGCTCTAGTTCAGAAAGCAGCAACAGCAGTCGATATGAACTCGCCAATGATAAAGCCCCAAGCAGCGCACCCGATGTATCTAAGGTAGAAAACGCTCATCCAAAATATGAAGCCTATAGTCGCGGTGGTAACAAGAGCAACTACACTGTGCTTGGAAAAACTTACCAGGTTTTGGACTCAGGAAAAGGCTTTCAACAAACAGGTCTTGCATCTTGGTACGGCTCAAAATTTCATGGTCACCTGACATCCAACGGTGAAACCTATGATATGTATTCCATGTCCGCAGCGCACAAATCATTGCCCCTGCCAAGCTATGTCAGAGTCACCAATATCAAGAACGACAAGCAGGTGATTGTTAGGGTTAATGACAGAGGGCCTTTTCACGAAAATCGAATCATAGATCTTTCCTATGCGGCAGCACATAGGCTAAATATGCTTAAAACAGGGACTGCTAATGTCAAAATTGAAGTAATATATATTGCAAGCCCTGAGTCTATTGCCCTAGCAGAACTAAAAAATACCAAGCTTCACTATATCCAGGTTCTGGCGTCCTCTGACAAGGCTAAGCTAAGTGCACTCTCAAAAGAGCTAGAGAATAAATATCAAGTTAAGACAAGAATACTACCGGTCAATAATCTCTATAAGTTGCAACTTGGCCCCATAGGCCAGAAGCAGCTTGCGACTAAGTTAAACCAAAAATTAAAAAGCAATGGCTACCCTCAAAGTTATCTAGTCACACAATAG
- the mltB gene encoding lytic murein transglycosylase B: MNIKPQLVTTLLIAAFSISATANTETSHDDSSVAPLKTEFMQTQKALGFSEKEVQQFLDTAKYDQGVIDAMTKPWEAKPWHQYYPIFLTEKRLKAGIAFWEKHKATVSRAAKEFDVDPEIIIAIIGIETFYGGYMGNYPVVDALYTLGFYYPPRATFFRKELSNLQTLIKDEQLDINNLKGSYAGAMGFGQFIPSSYRHYAVDFDHDGRRDLLNNPVDAIGSVANYFHQHGWQPGAPVVLPLSVDNQLPSQLNVWAGEKLAYTAADILSPSVALAEAIDIDVSQPALIVELEHEKNTEYWMGLNNFYVITRYNRSPLYAMAVYQFSQELKNAASL, encoded by the coding sequence GTGAATATAAAACCACAACTAGTCACGACTCTACTCATAGCAGCATTCTCCATCTCGGCCACGGCAAATACTGAGACGTCCCACGATGACTCCAGTGTGGCACCATTAAAAACTGAATTTATGCAGACCCAAAAAGCCTTAGGCTTTTCGGAAAAAGAAGTTCAACAATTTCTTGATACGGCGAAATACGATCAAGGTGTCATTGATGCAATGACCAAGCCTTGGGAAGCCAAACCTTGGCATCAGTATTACCCCATATTTCTCACTGAGAAACGGTTAAAGGCAGGCATCGCTTTCTGGGAGAAACATAAGGCGACAGTGAGTCGCGCGGCTAAAGAGTTCGATGTAGATCCTGAAATCATCATCGCCATCATAGGCATTGAAACCTTCTATGGCGGTTACATGGGTAACTACCCGGTCGTTGATGCCCTCTATACCTTAGGTTTCTATTACCCACCCAGAGCGACCTTTTTCAGGAAAGAATTAAGTAATCTACAAACATTGATCAAAGATGAACAGCTCGATATAAATAACCTTAAGGGATCTTACGCCGGCGCCATGGGTTTCGGACAGTTCATTCCTTCGAGCTATCGCCATTATGCCGTCGACTTTGATCATGATGGACGCAGAGATCTGCTAAATAATCCAGTTGATGCCATAGGCAGCGTAGCAAACTATTTCCACCAACATGGCTGGCAGCCAGGTGCCCCCGTTGTGCTGCCTTTATCGGTCGATAATCAGCTACCCTCTCAACTGAACGTTTGGGCTGGTGAGAAGTTGGCCTATACCGCTGCCGACATTTTATCGCCAAGCGTTGCCCTGGCTGAGGCCATCGATATCGACGTATCCCAACCGGCACTAATTGTCGAATTGGAGCACGAAAAAAATACTGAATATTGGATGGGCTTGAATAACTTTTATGTGATCACACGCTACAATCGCAGCCCTCTATACGCTATGGCGGTCTATCAATTTAGCCAAGAGTTGAAAAATGCAGCCTCTCTTTAA
- the rodA gene encoding rod shape-determining protein RodA: protein MSSQNHNPNIWQRLHIDLPLLLGILSLMLFGLFVIYSAGGEDLALMERQLVRMGLSLAIMFIVAQINPEVFRRWAFPIYLAGIALLLGVHFFGEINKGAQRWLNLGFMEFQPSELMKLAFPITMAWYISKYPLPPKKRYLVGAGVILLIPTLLIAKQPDLGTSILVAASGIFVLFLSGMSWAIVGTFVGGILAMLPVLWFFLMHDYQRTRVLTLLDPEKDPLGAGYHIIQSKIAIGSGGPWGKGWLDGTQSQLEFLPERHTDFIFAVIGEEFGLIGSALLLIIYLYVIGRGLVIASQAQTSFARLLAGSITLTFFVYIFVNIGMVSGLLPVVGVPLPLISYGGTSMLTLMTGFGILMSIHTHRRFIDR, encoded by the coding sequence ATGAGTTCGCAAAACCACAATCCTAATATTTGGCAACGCTTACACATAGACCTGCCATTATTACTCGGTATTTTGAGCTTGATGCTGTTCGGTCTATTCGTCATCTATTCCGCCGGTGGCGAAGACTTAGCCCTAATGGAAAGACAACTTGTCAGGATGGGACTGTCTCTGGCAATCATGTTTATCGTGGCGCAGATAAATCCCGAAGTATTCAGGCGTTGGGCCTTTCCAATCTACCTGGCAGGAATAGCCTTATTGCTTGGCGTTCACTTCTTCGGTGAAATCAATAAGGGCGCGCAACGTTGGCTCAACCTTGGTTTCATGGAATTTCAACCCTCAGAGCTGATGAAATTAGCCTTCCCTATCACCATGGCTTGGTATATCAGTAAGTACCCGTTACCACCAAAGAAAAGATATTTAGTCGGAGCCGGAGTTATCTTGCTGATCCCGACCTTGTTAATCGCAAAACAACCGGATCTGGGAACTTCAATTCTTGTGGCCGCATCGGGCATTTTTGTACTGTTTCTATCAGGCATGAGCTGGGCGATAGTGGGTACCTTTGTAGGCGGCATATTAGCTATGCTGCCCGTGCTCTGGTTTTTTCTGATGCATGACTATCAGAGAACCCGCGTTCTCACCCTGCTCGATCCTGAGAAAGATCCTCTGGGCGCCGGTTATCACATCATACAATCTAAGATTGCCATAGGCTCAGGTGGCCCTTGGGGCAAAGGCTGGCTAGATGGAACCCAATCACAACTAGAGTTCTTACCCGAGCGCCACACCGACTTTATCTTTGCCGTCATAGGAGAAGAGTTTGGCCTGATAGGCAGTGCGCTATTATTGATCATCTACCTCTATGTCATAGGCAGAGGATTGGTGATTGCATCCCAGGCACAGACCAGTTTTGCCCGCCTTCTTGCTGGGAGCATCACCTTAACCTTCTTCGTCTACATTTTCGTTAATATCGGCATGGTTTCCGGCCTTTTACCTGTAGTTGGGGTTCCTCTTCCGCTAATCAGCTATGGGGGCACCTCTATGCTCACATTGATGACAGGTTTTGGCATTCTAATGAGTATTCATACCCATAGACGATTTATCGACAGGTGA
- the mrdA gene encoding penicillin-binding protein 2, with translation MAPRKRITMHDHAAEASLFKRRAMFTFACVVILLSILLANLYHLQILSYKDYETRSNDNRIRVVPVAPSRGLIYDRHGKLLAENRPFFSLELIPEKIKNIPEVLEELSQIIPISADEQEDFIASLKHHRRFKPLTLKNRLTEEQVALFSVNQHKFPGISVIAGLKRHYLYNGLMTHALGYVGRINDRDQARLQRSEQWKNYAATKDIGKLGIEKFYESLLHGKPGHLEEEVNNRGRTIRTLKSVAPQPGQDIYLTLDLDLQRKAMELLNGRRGSVVAIDPRDGGILALASSPTYDPNLFVHGISSKAYNKLLNSKSRPLINRATQGQYAPASTVKPHLALLGLDEKIVTTKTRIWDPGFWQIPGVARKYRDWKRWGHGWVDINSALVHSCDTFFYDLAYKTGVDKIAEFMGPFGFGERTGIDIFEESAGIMPSKDWKRLRYNQPWYIGDTISVGIGQGYWTTTPLQLANAAAIMANKGRRFTPHLLKSIKDSTSKIDTPIDELAPIELNNPENWDIVNKAMQDTAQKKRFKNAGYTAAMKTGTAQVISVAEDAKYDADAIAEHFRDNALVIAYAPFENPTIVLAVVLENAGWGGANAGPVAKALLDEYMLRDTLEHLQ, from the coding sequence GTGGCGCCAAGAAAGCGAATTACGATGCATGACCACGCAGCTGAAGCATCGCTTTTTAAACGAAGAGCCATGTTCACTTTTGCTTGCGTAGTCATCCTATTAAGCATACTGCTAGCAAACTTATATCACCTACAAATCCTCTCATACAAAGATTACGAAACTCGCTCGAACGATAACCGTATCAGGGTCGTTCCCGTAGCCCCGAGTCGAGGCTTGATTTATGACCGTCATGGCAAATTATTAGCTGAAAACCGACCATTTTTTTCTTTAGAACTTATCCCTGAAAAAATAAAAAACATCCCTGAAGTACTCGAAGAGTTAAGCCAGATCATTCCCATCTCGGCCGATGAGCAGGAAGATTTTATTGCATCTCTGAAACACCACCGACGTTTCAAACCACTCACCTTAAAGAACCGTTTAACCGAGGAGCAAGTTGCACTCTTTAGTGTTAATCAGCATAAATTTCCGGGTATTTCTGTGATTGCTGGTCTCAAGCGACATTACCTCTATAATGGCTTGATGACTCATGCACTAGGCTATGTAGGCCGCATCAACGACCGAGATCAAGCGAGACTGCAGCGAAGTGAACAGTGGAAAAACTACGCCGCAACCAAAGATATAGGTAAGCTGGGCATAGAAAAATTCTATGAAAGTTTACTTCACGGTAAGCCGGGTCATTTAGAAGAAGAAGTCAATAATCGCGGGCGAACCATACGCACGCTTAAATCTGTAGCACCACAACCTGGGCAGGACATTTACCTGACCTTAGACTTAGATTTACAACGAAAAGCCATGGAACTGCTAAACGGCAGAAGGGGTTCGGTGGTAGCCATAGACCCACGTGATGGTGGTATCCTTGCCCTAGCATCCAGCCCCACCTACGATCCAAATTTATTTGTTCATGGCATCAGCAGCAAAGCCTACAACAAACTGCTTAACTCAAAATCCAGACCATTGATCAATCGAGCAACCCAGGGACAATACGCTCCGGCATCCACGGTCAAGCCCCATCTTGCTCTACTCGGTTTGGATGAAAAAATCGTCACCACTAAGACTCGCATCTGGGATCCAGGGTTTTGGCAGATCCCAGGCGTTGCCAGAAAATATCGAGACTGGAAGCGGTGGGGACATGGCTGGGTCGATATTAACAGCGCCCTAGTTCACTCCTGTGATACCTTTTTCTATGATCTAGCCTATAAAACTGGTGTCGATAAGATTGCCGAGTTTATGGGGCCTTTCGGCTTCGGTGAACGCACAGGGATAGATATCTTCGAGGAATCTGCCGGTATCATGCCCTCTAAAGACTGGAAGCGCCTTCGCTACAACCAGCCTTGGTATATTGGCGATACAATTTCTGTGGGTATTGGGCAAGGTTACTGGACAACGACCCCTCTTCAACTCGCCAACGCAGCGGCAATTATGGCCAATAAGGGCCGGCGTTTCACACCACACTTGCTCAAATCGATTAAAGATAGTACCTCTAAGATCGACACTCCAATAGATGAACTGGCACCAATCGAGCTGAATAATCCTGAGAACTGGGATATTGTCAATAAAGCGATGCAAGACACAGCCCAAAAGAAACGCTTTAAAAATGCAGGTTACACCGCAGCCATGAAGACTGGTACAGCCCAGGTCATTAGTGTCGCCGAAGATGCCAAGTATGATGCCGATGCCATCGCAGAGCACTTTCGTGATAACGCATTAGTTATTGCCTATGCCCCTTTTGAGAATCCCACCATAGTGCTCGCAGTGGTATTAGAAAATGCTGGTTGGGGTGGCGCCAACGCAGGTCCAGTAGCTAAAGCCTTGCTCGATGAATATATGTTAAGAGATACCTTGGAGCACCTTCAATGA
- the rlmH gene encoding 23S rRNA (pseudouridine(1915)-N(3))-methyltransferase RlmH encodes MKLQLIAVGTRMPDWVTAGFQEYQRRFPRDMALELVEIPAGKRGKNADIARILHKEGELMLAAVPKSNHIVSLDLPGKTWKTPDLASQLSRWQLDGRDVSLLIGGPEGLSPACKQAASQSWCLSALTLPHPLVRIVVAESLYRAWSVNNNHPYHRE; translated from the coding sequence ATGAAATTACAGTTAATCGCCGTTGGTACACGGATGCCAGATTGGGTCACAGCTGGTTTTCAGGAATACCAACGTAGATTTCCCAGAGACATGGCGCTGGAGCTGGTAGAGATCCCAGCAGGAAAGAGAGGCAAGAATGCCGATATCGCCCGCATTCTCCATAAGGAAGGCGAGCTGATGCTGGCTGCGGTCCCCAAGAGCAACCACATAGTCAGCTTAGATCTTCCGGGAAAAACCTGGAAGACGCCAGATCTGGCCTCTCAGCTCAGTCGCTGGCAACTCGATGGCAGAGATGTCAGCTTGCTCATTGGCGGCCCAGAGGGTCTCTCTCCCGCTTGCAAGCAAGCTGCGTCACAAAGCTGGTGCTTATCGGCTTTGACTCTGCCACACCCCCTAGTAAGAATTGTGGTAGCCGAGAGCCTGTACCGAGCTTGGAGCGTGAATAACAACCACCCTTATCACAGGGAATAG
- the rsfS gene encoding ribosome silencing factor: MESAELKQFVIDKIEDLKAKDIVTLAVAEQSNMTDYMVVCSGTSKTHVKAIAENVVLECKRAGLTIIGVEGREGSEWVLVDLGDVILHVMQDKTRDFYELEKLWSAKPA, translated from the coding sequence GTGGAAAGCGCCGAGCTAAAGCAATTTGTGATCGACAAGATCGAAGATTTAAAAGCCAAAGATATAGTCACGCTAGCAGTGGCCGAACAGTCAAATATGACTGATTATATGGTGGTTTGTTCTGGTACATCTAAGACTCACGTTAAGGCTATTGCCGAGAATGTGGTCCTTGAATGTAAGCGAGCTGGCTTAACCATAATCGGTGTCGAAGGCCGTGAAGGCAGTGAGTGGGTTCTTGTGGATCTAGGTGATGTGATTCTTCACGTCATGCAAGATAAAACTCGCGACTTCTATGAGCTTGAAAAACTCTGGTCAGCCAAGCCAGCTTAA